From a region of the Paenibacillus sp. R14(2021) genome:
- a CDS encoding GerAB/ArcD/ProY family transporter, whose amino-acid sequence MKSTEHLRLTISPFLVFILFNSMQIGNEYLSMSNKLIQAAGQDSWISVILCGISFHVIIWMIYDILNHHETDLFRIHRLFFGKWAGESLNVIFIAYFLTVACFYLREFIEIIQVWLFPELVTWALALVLLLLAYYITAGGFRVIVGICVVCSVRYLTVIVVFFAAGFFHFNNLTPVLDHSLGAIIQAGKGMTFPFMGVEMLFFCYTFIRTPNKSQKWAHWANLLTTVTYLIIIFFSLLLFKPEQLSKEIWPQLTKYKFVQFPFIERFEFVGAVSQILSVIPIICFCLWASSRMLKFMFTVKQLTVLPFLIIMVFIAVCLIPDRHRIEDVQTTLTQFGFYMIYAYVPFLFIVNRIRMMARRTI is encoded by the coding sequence ATGAAATCAACGGAACATCTGCGTTTGACTATATCGCCTTTCCTGGTTTTTATCTTATTTAATTCGATGCAAATCGGAAACGAATACCTCTCCATGTCGAACAAGCTGATTCAAGCCGCCGGCCAAGATTCGTGGATCAGCGTCATTCTATGCGGGATTAGCTTCCACGTCATCATTTGGATGATATACGACATTCTCAACCATCATGAAACCGATCTATTCCGGATTCATCGCCTTTTTTTCGGAAAATGGGCAGGAGAGAGCCTGAACGTGATTTTTATCGCGTACTTCCTGACCGTTGCATGCTTTTATTTGCGGGAGTTTATCGAAATCATACAAGTATGGCTGTTTCCCGAGCTTGTAACATGGGCATTGGCATTGGTTCTGCTTCTGCTTGCTTATTACATCACAGCAGGCGGATTTCGAGTTATCGTGGGCATTTGCGTGGTTTGCTCCGTGCGTTATCTTACGGTGATCGTCGTGTTTTTTGCAGCCGGTTTTTTTCATTTCAACAATTTAACGCCCGTGCTAGATCATTCGCTTGGCGCGATCATCCAAGCAGGGAAGGGAATGACGTTTCCGTTTATGGGCGTGGAGATGCTTTTTTTCTGCTACACGTTCATTCGAACGCCGAACAAATCGCAAAAATGGGCACATTGGGCTAACTTGCTTACGACAGTGACTTACCTGATTATTATTTTCTTCTCCTTGTTATTGTTCAAGCCCGAACAATTATCGAAGGAAATATGGCCGCAATTAACCAAATATAAATTCGTCCAATTTCCTTTTATCGAACGCTTCGAATTCGTCGGCGCCGTTTCGCAGATCCTCTCGGTCATTCCGATCATCTGCTTCTGCTTGTGGGCTTCCAGCCGCATGTTGAAATTCATGTTTACCGTGAAGCAATTGACCGTCCTGCCGTTCTTGATCATTATGGTCTTTATTGCCGTATGTCTGATCCCGGACCGTCATCGAATCGAGGACGTGCAAACGACGTTAACCCAGTTCGGTTTTTATATGATTTATGCGTATGTTCCGTTCCTGTTTATCGTCAATAGAATCAGAATGATGGCGAGAAGAACGATATGA
- a CDS encoding spore germination protein — protein MDAVPRLWKELSESSDFVCYEHQTKNEPYYIGYYKSSTEPKILHQHILGCLSRDSDISFADLYQSIPIAEKEISFDWNHIQNKILRGNVAIQYGYQSHRCILVNAAAFNGRSVTIPEIEFTVEGPKEAFVESLDINLNLIRQRISVPELRIKELSVGSISKSRIAVCYIEGITNERYIHTCMQRIAGVQFDQITDTTLLQQMIEDNANSIFPQTLGTERPDYVAWALSSGQICVLMDGSPTAFMAPVNLWLFFISYEDYYLPWIIGSIMRLIRMSAVMFSVFASPLYVAVMTYHSQGISNVFLPTIVSSRINVPFPPVVEVLIMELAIELLREAGARLPSKIGQTIGIVGGIVLGTAAVQAALTSNFLLIIVALAALASFATPVFRMSATIRVIRFPFIFAAQLWGLLGISICTLALFAHLLRLTSLGMPYLVPFYPFRTSDLYDTVIRPPYAKFHHRFSFFRSPKPVRFEKDNKRKKRDIDE, from the coding sequence ATGGATGCAGTCCCCCGTTTATGGAAGGAGCTTAGTGAATCATCGGATTTTGTTTGCTACGAGCATCAAACGAAGAATGAGCCTTATTACATCGGCTATTATAAATCTTCTACAGAACCAAAAATCTTGCATCAACATATTCTGGGCTGCCTGAGCAGAGATTCGGACATCTCTTTCGCCGATTTGTATCAATCGATCCCGATTGCGGAAAAAGAAATATCCTTCGATTGGAATCATATTCAAAACAAAATCTTACGGGGAAATGTCGCTATTCAATATGGATATCAAAGCCATCGATGTATTCTAGTCAATGCCGCCGCATTCAACGGTCGCAGCGTAACGATACCTGAAATCGAGTTCACCGTGGAAGGACCGAAAGAAGCCTTCGTTGAATCATTGGACATCAATCTTAACTTGATTCGCCAGCGAATTTCCGTACCCGAATTGCGTATCAAAGAACTCAGTGTAGGGAGCATATCGAAGTCGAGAATTGCGGTTTGTTATATAGAGGGAATAACGAACGAACGATATATTCATACATGCATGCAGCGCATCGCGGGCGTGCAATTCGATCAAATCACGGATACCACCTTGCTGCAGCAAATGATTGAAGATAATGCCAACTCCATCTTTCCGCAGACGCTCGGAACCGAACGGCCTGACTACGTTGCCTGGGCCTTATCGTCGGGACAAATTTGCGTTCTCATGGACGGATCCCCAACTGCGTTTATGGCGCCAGTTAACTTGTGGTTATTTTTCATTTCGTATGAGGATTACTATTTACCGTGGATTATCGGGTCTATAATGAGGCTGATTCGCATGTCTGCAGTCATGTTCTCCGTCTTTGCCTCACCCTTATATGTGGCGGTCATGACTTATCACAGTCAGGGCATTTCGAACGTCTTTTTGCCCACGATCGTTTCTTCGCGGATCAATGTCCCGTTTCCTCCTGTCGTGGAAGTGCTCATTATGGAGCTTGCCATCGAATTGCTGCGAGAAGCCGGCGCCAGATTGCCTTCGAAAATCGGTCAAACCATTGGCATTGTCGGAGGTATCGTGCTTGGTACGGCCGCCGTTCAAGCTGCGCTTACAAGCAACTTTTTATTGATTATTGTGGCTTTGGCGGCGCTTGCTTCTTTCGCTACGCCTGTTTTTCGAATGAGCGCTACCATTCGGGTGATTCGGTTTCCCTTTATCTTCGCAGCTCAATTATGGGGATTATTGGGAATCTCAATTTGCACGCTTGCCTTGTTTGCGCATCTGCTGCGATTAACGTCTCTCGGGATGCCGTACTTGGTTCCGTTTTATCCTTTTCGCACTTCCGATTTGTACGATACCGTCATTCGCCCTCCATATGCCAAGTTTCATCATCGGTTCAGCTTCTTCCGATCGCCCAAGCCCGTAAGATTCGAGAAGGATAACAAAAGGAAAAAACGAGATATAGACGAATGA
- a CDS encoding endospore germination permease: MKTEKLSPWQFIIITCVSVLGTEIFNIAAFPAQFAKQDAWLSVLIAPISGVWCILVTTSLAARYPNMTIIEYSRRILGKWLSKIVEMYYLSVLFVYTCVISKVIIDLIVLISHPLTPHVVILIMLFSVCGIAAWYGIAVIGRCGEIIFPIMIVIALLILLFTIRDWDSLYLRPVAEHGLLPILRGAAVPSGWHGELMLTAFLIPLLNQPGKARKASLYTTVIITLFMLKTVLECTLVEGPLVSKFPFPYAAVIRYISLGDVLERIDPVFLPIWVSAGFLKLATFLFVTCLCLSRICHVNNQRTVTLPVMLVIFVGTLWTMKSAPGMDALLQFYFYSFPVASFIAANLIPSLLLGIDWIRSAWRVAHD; the protein is encoded by the coding sequence ATGAAAACAGAGAAGCTCTCGCCGTGGCAATTTATCATTATAACGTGTGTCTCGGTATTGGGTACGGAAATCTTTAACATCGCTGCCTTCCCTGCACAATTCGCCAAGCAGGACGCATGGTTGTCCGTCTTGATTGCCCCGATTTCGGGGGTTTGGTGCATACTGGTTACAACCTCGCTCGCTGCCCGTTACCCTAACATGACAATTATCGAGTACAGCAGGCGCATTTTAGGAAAATGGTTAAGTAAGATAGTGGAAATGTACTATTTGAGCGTGCTTTTCGTATACACTTGCGTCATTTCAAAGGTCATCATCGATTTGATCGTGTTGATTTCCCATCCGCTCACCCCTCATGTTGTCATACTGATCATGCTGTTCAGTGTCTGCGGAATCGCTGCTTGGTATGGAATAGCAGTCATCGGCCGATGCGGCGAGATCATTTTTCCGATCATGATCGTCATCGCTCTCTTGATCTTATTGTTTACGATCCGAGATTGGGATTCCCTATATCTTCGCCCTGTTGCGGAGCACGGGCTGCTTCCGATTTTGCGGGGTGCCGCTGTGCCCAGCGGATGGCATGGCGAACTCATGCTTACGGCGTTCTTGATTCCGCTGCTGAACCAACCCGGAAAGGCCCGTAAGGCATCGCTGTACACGACGGTTATCATTACGCTTTTTATGCTGAAAACCGTACTCGAATGTACGCTTGTCGAAGGCCCGCTCGTCTCGAAATTCCCGTTCCCTTACGCGGCGGTTATCCGCTACATAAGTTTAGGTGACGTGCTAGAACGGATCGACCCCGTTTTTTTACCGATTTGGGTCTCCGCGGGATTCCTTAAACTGGCTACGTTTCTTTTTGTCACTTGTCTCTGTCTCAGTCGGATCTGCCACGTGAACAACCAGAGAACGGTTACCCTGCCGGTAATGCTCGTCATTTTTGTCGGAACGCTTTGGACGATGAAGAGCGCGCCGGGAATGGATGCTCTCTTGCAGTTCTACTTCTATTCCTTCCCCGTCGCAAGCTTCATTGCTGCCAATCTAATTCCGTCCCTTCTGTTAGGCATTGATTGGATTCGTTCAGCTTGGAGGGTCGCACATGATTAA
- a CDS encoding SRPBCC family protein has translation MNTKRVDNVQLLEEGGQWVVVLEQTLEHACEEVWAVLTQAEKIPSWGPFKPNRDLTETGEVRLTPVGVPEAEEGEGRVMEVQAPHVLVFSWGTDVLRWELSGEGTATVLTLRHTFTDRKQAASYAAGWHLCLDGLTGVAAGKDMPSMAGLNAYKYGWQELHDRYAEQLGLNSAT, from the coding sequence ATGAATACGAAACGTGTGGACAATGTGCAGCTGCTTGAGGAAGGCGGCCAATGGGTCGTTGTACTCGAGCAAACGCTCGAGCATGCTTGCGAGGAAGTCTGGGCTGTCCTTACCCAAGCCGAGAAGATTCCAAGCTGGGGACCGTTTAAGCCTAATAGGGATTTAACCGAGACCGGGGAGGTTCGTCTGACGCCAGTCGGCGTTCCGGAGGCAGAGGAAGGCGAAGGCCGCGTCATGGAAGTCCAAGCGCCGCATGTGCTCGTATTCAGCTGGGGAACCGACGTATTGCGCTGGGAGCTGAGCGGCGAAGGCACAGCGACAGTCCTTACGCTTCGTCACACCTTCACGGACCGCAAGCAGGCAGCTTCCTATGCCGCGGGCTGGCATCTCTGTCTGGACGGATTAACCGGCGTTGCTGCCGGCAAGGATATGCCCTCGATGGCAGGGCTTAATGCTTATAAATACGGCTGGCAGGAGCTCCACGATCGTTATGCGGAGCAGCTCGGTTTGAATTCGGCGACTTAA
- a CDS encoding Fur family transcriptional regulator — protein sequence MSDEHHNEGDHLHVREHCSTSISAEENAKEMLAAMTRNGWRITDQRKSMVMIISEHGGYLSPKDVYDNMVLTYPSMSFDTVYRNLRMMSEMGVLEQFYSMDGGLKFKANCLSHHHHHLICVNCEKTLSFDYCPMEQVHVPGGYKILNHRFEIYGICEACQ from the coding sequence ATGAGCGATGAACATCATAACGAAGGCGATCATCTCCACGTTCGCGAACACTGTTCGACTTCGATCAGCGCAGAAGAGAACGCCAAGGAAATGCTCGCTGCCATGACGCGTAACGGCTGGCGGATTACGGACCAGCGCAAATCGATGGTCATGATCATCTCGGAGCATGGCGGTTATCTCTCGCCGAAGGACGTTTACGATAATATGGTACTTACGTATCCGAGCATGAGCTTTGATACCGTGTACCGGAACCTGCGGATGATGAGCGAAATGGGTGTGTTGGAGCAGTTCTATTCGATGGACGGCGGATTGAAGTTCAAGGCAAACTGCTTGTCGCATCACCATCATCATCTAATCTGCGTGAACTGCGAGAAAACGCTCAGCTTCGACTATTGTCCAATGGAGCAGGTCCATGTGCCCGGCGGCTATAAGATCTTGAATCACCGGTTTGAAATTTACGGCATTTGCGAGGCCTGCCAATAA
- a CDS encoding Ger(x)C family spore germination protein, with amino-acid sequence MINKCAAASAIIVVCSLITTGCWDRQEVKNLAIVTATGLDYNKDGTYTQSVQIAIPSPTTQASGGGNDQKTFFVISAKGKTLADTRQHLQQTIHLKLYYSHRRVIIIGEQMARNGLEQVLDSFHREIDMRMRNMVFVTKGTDAAAMLKSPVTLESIPADQFRYLHLQPSGRSTTIMNFDATASSEGIDPTMGAFEVVQEHSSDESATSQTTAPKPRIKLYGVGIFKKLKLVGYLNDEETRALNWITGNITDSYLTTYIPQGHGNVSVHILGAKRAIHSKVLGKTIRMNVSVSGECELIEDGTDLDFSRPENVKLVNDILSSTVKRSIENSVKKTQQLYKADVFGFGRIFHAAHPQEWKQLSAPWSTLYPQVDVTVHTQISVIGSGFAKMPLYRNESSGEVK; translated from the coding sequence ATGATTAACAAGTGCGCCGCGGCGAGTGCGATCATTGTCGTATGCTCGCTTATTACCACTGGGTGCTGGGACAGACAAGAAGTCAAAAATTTGGCGATTGTTACGGCAACCGGCCTAGACTACAACAAGGACGGTACGTATACGCAAAGCGTTCAGATCGCGATTCCGTCACCGACGACGCAAGCCAGCGGCGGCGGCAATGATCAAAAAACTTTTTTCGTCATCTCAGCCAAAGGAAAAACCTTAGCCGATACGCGCCAGCATTTGCAGCAAACCATACATCTTAAGCTGTATTATTCGCATCGCAGAGTGATCATCATCGGCGAGCAAATGGCGAGAAACGGACTGGAACAAGTGCTTGACAGCTTTCATCGAGAAATTGACATGCGGATGAGGAACATGGTGTTCGTAACCAAAGGAACGGATGCCGCTGCGATGCTGAAATCTCCGGTAACACTTGAATCCATTCCAGCCGATCAGTTTCGGTATCTGCATTTACAACCCTCGGGCAGATCGACAACGATTATGAATTTCGATGCGACGGCATCTTCCGAAGGCATCGATCCGACTATGGGTGCATTCGAGGTGGTTCAAGAACATTCCTCTGACGAATCGGCGACTTCTCAAACAACGGCTCCCAAGCCGCGCATCAAACTTTACGGCGTAGGGATATTCAAGAAATTGAAGCTGGTCGGTTATCTGAATGACGAAGAAACCCGTGCCTTGAACTGGATCACAGGGAATATCACCGATTCTTACCTGACCACGTACATTCCGCAAGGACACGGTAATGTCAGCGTGCACATATTGGGGGCTAAGCGAGCCATTCATTCAAAAGTATTAGGCAAGACGATAAGAATGAACGTCTCTGTATCAGGTGAATGCGAGCTTATCGAAGATGGTACCGATCTCGACTTTAGTCGACCTGAAAACGTAAAGCTCGTGAATGATATCCTCTCTTCGACAGTGAAGCGATCCATCGAAAATTCCGTGAAGAAAACCCAGCAGCTTTACAAGGCGGATGTCTTCGGGTTCGGACGTATTTTCCACGCCGCGCATCCGCAGGAATGGAAGCAGCTCTCTGCTCCTTGGTCAACCCTATATCCGCAAGTTGACGTAACCGTTCATACCCAAATATCCGTTATCGGCAGCGGCTTCGCGAAAATGCCGCTGTACCGAAACGAAAGCTCAGGAGAGGTCAAATGA
- a CDS encoding spore germination protein, which translates to MKFRKYRSARIATEPVLHAPHAGCDIPIVSTLSKNEQLLKGIFQNCSDVVFHSTPTPMHTETLALYINGLPDTKHLDDIILNSLIGSDSQSPQQAFHKNFTPVSMSRKVALLSDVVDSVLGGEVVFLFEGEEHGLAVSVQGNERRAIEDPPSEPVIRGPREGFVESLLTNTSLLRRRLRSANLKIEMSEIGQLSRTEVAIVYLKDIAKDELVNNVRDRLNRIQIDGVLESGYIEEFIADAPYSPFPQIQNTERPDVVIGSLLEGKVAIITDGTPIALILPMTFWAGLQASEDYYERSFISTPIRWLRILFTSVSLLLPSMYVSLVSYDHPALPTNLLLSIASSQRLSPFPAIIETLLMEITFEALREAGVRLPKGVGSAVTIVGGIVIGQAAVQAGFISAPVVIVVATTGIASFIIPRYNFGLAFRLLRFPLLLLSGFMGFFGLMIGIIAIIIHLAALRSFGLPYLFPVAPLSMVGLKDVFLRKAWFSMNLRPSSAAQNNLLRIPPEQQPDQRNKGD; encoded by the coding sequence TTGAAATTCCGTAAATATCGTTCCGCAAGGATTGCCACAGAACCTGTTCTACATGCTCCTCATGCCGGCTGCGATATTCCGATCGTGTCAACCCTCTCGAAAAATGAACAACTCTTAAAAGGGATCTTCCAAAATTGCTCCGATGTCGTGTTCCATTCCACTCCAACGCCCATGCATACCGAAACGCTCGCTCTATACATCAACGGCTTGCCCGATACGAAGCATTTGGATGATATCATCCTGAACTCCCTCATCGGCTCCGACTCGCAGAGCCCGCAACAGGCGTTTCACAAGAATTTTACCCCTGTCAGCATGTCAAGGAAGGTAGCATTACTATCCGACGTCGTTGATAGCGTCTTAGGAGGCGAAGTCGTTTTTCTATTTGAGGGAGAAGAGCATGGCCTTGCGGTATCCGTTCAAGGTAATGAAAGAAGGGCGATTGAAGACCCGCCTTCGGAGCCGGTCATTCGCGGCCCTCGCGAGGGATTTGTGGAAAGTTTATTGACAAATACAAGCTTGTTGCGCAGAAGGCTGCGGAGCGCCAATTTAAAAATCGAGATGTCTGAAATCGGACAGCTCTCCCGTACGGAGGTCGCAATCGTTTATTTGAAAGACATTGCGAAAGATGAGCTTGTGAACAACGTTCGTGACCGACTAAATCGTATCCAAATCGACGGGGTGCTGGAGTCTGGATATATCGAGGAATTTATCGCGGATGCCCCGTACTCGCCGTTCCCCCAAATTCAAAACACAGAACGCCCTGACGTCGTGATTGGGAGTCTTCTTGAAGGAAAGGTAGCCATTATAACCGACGGTACCCCCATCGCATTGATACTGCCAATGACTTTTTGGGCCGGGCTGCAGGCGAGCGAAGATTATTACGAAAGATCGTTCATTTCGACGCCTATTCGTTGGCTGCGCATATTATTTACGTCCGTATCCTTATTACTTCCTTCCATGTACGTTTCGCTAGTGAGTTATGACCATCCGGCTTTGCCTACCAATCTCCTCCTTAGCATCGCATCGTCGCAGAGACTGTCCCCCTTTCCGGCTATCATCGAAACGCTTCTAATGGAGATCACGTTTGAAGCCTTGCGCGAAGCAGGGGTACGACTTCCCAAAGGCGTGGGCTCCGCAGTCACCATTGTCGGCGGAATCGTCATCGGACAAGCGGCCGTTCAGGCGGGCTTTATTTCAGCCCCGGTGGTTATCGTTGTCGCAACTACGGGAATCGCATCGTTCATCATTCCCCGGTATAATTTCGGACTGGCTTTCCGTTTGTTAAGATTCCCGCTGCTTCTGTTGTCTGGTTTCATGGGCTTCTTCGGGTTAATGATTGGCATTATTGCGATTATCATTCATTTAGCTGCGCTCCGTTCCTTTGGCTTGCCCTACCTCTTTCCGGTGGCACCTCTGTCGATGGTTGGATTAAAGGACGTATTTCTTCGTAAGGCGTGGTTCAGTATGAACTTACGACCAAGCTCGGCGGCTCAAAATAACCTCTTAAGGATACCGCCGGAACAGCAGCCCGATCAACGCAACAAAGGGGATTAG
- a CDS encoding Ger(x)C family spore germination protein, producing MKRILFLLLAICFLLTGCVKQQIVDRISLFMVCAMDEAPNEQIELTMAMPKFQAGKPGAVSNLLQSKVGHTAKTIKDLMDMQVDRPINSGKLSVLLYGKDLAAKGLAINLDVALRDAQISRRMYLAIVDGNAKELLQANFSSDAEKGIFLYNLLDTNVRSGLVPRQTLHEFEYAYLGKGMDPFLPLLKLQNNQVMIAGLALFKDDKYVMALNEKQMRLMKLLLGKVKEGVLEAKLDDGSYAALQDVGSNVSYHVSKQTKPPKITINLSLSGELIESRGLRFPMEAKQRIKDRYEKDLTANGMGLIQLFKEAGIDPLGLGDFVRSKTRNWHEDEWKKEYRTVDVKLHVKVKLREMGIRK from the coding sequence ATGAAGCGGATTCTCTTCCTCCTGCTTGCCATCTGTTTTCTGTTAACGGGGTGCGTGAAGCAGCAAATTGTCGATCGCATTTCCCTGTTCATGGTCTGCGCCATGGATGAGGCGCCGAACGAACAAATCGAATTAACGATGGCGATGCCCAAATTTCAAGCCGGGAAACCGGGTGCCGTGTCGAATCTATTGCAATCCAAGGTCGGCCACACGGCCAAGACGATTAAGGATTTAATGGACATGCAAGTCGATCGGCCCATTAATTCCGGTAAGCTATCGGTGTTGCTATATGGGAAAGATCTGGCGGCGAAAGGGCTGGCTATAAATTTGGATGTGGCTTTGCGAGACGCTCAAATTTCGCGAAGGATGTATTTGGCCATTGTCGATGGCAATGCAAAGGAGCTGCTGCAGGCGAATTTCAGTTCCGATGCGGAGAAAGGGATCTTTTTGTATAACCTGCTCGATACGAACGTGCGAAGCGGGTTAGTGCCGAGGCAAACCCTGCACGAGTTCGAGTACGCCTATTTGGGCAAAGGCATGGACCCTTTTCTGCCTCTCCTTAAATTGCAAAATAATCAAGTCATGATAGCCGGATTGGCTTTATTTAAGGACGATAAATACGTGATGGCGCTGAACGAGAAGCAGATGCGGCTCATGAAGCTCCTTCTAGGCAAGGTGAAGGAAGGTGTCCTGGAGGCCAAGCTGGACGATGGATCCTACGCTGCGCTTCAAGACGTGGGTTCGAACGTAAGTTATCACGTCAGTAAACAAACGAAGCCTCCGAAAATCACGATAAACCTGAGCCTAAGCGGCGAATTGATTGAATCGAGAGGGCTTCGATTTCCAATGGAAGCGAAGCAGCGAATCAAAGACCGTTACGAAAAGGATCTTACCGCGAATGGAATGGGTCTCATCCAATTGTTTAAAGAAGCAGGGATCGATCCGCTTGGATTAGGGGATTTCGTAAGGAGTAAAACGCGAAATTGGCATGAAGATGAATGGAAGAAAGAATATCGAACGGTAGACGTTAAATTGCATGTTAAGGTGAAGCTTAGAGAAATGGGAATCAGAAAATGA